The Cyclobacteriaceae bacterium DNA segment GTTACCAGTGGCAGTAAGTGTGAAGGTGACAGCACCCGTTTCACCAACGCCTGGTGTATAAATGGGTGATAATGTTGTTGCATTCACCAATGTTCCGGTTCCTGTGGTTGTCCATTGAATACTGCTGAATTGCGATGCGGTTGCCGGAGAAGCTTGTACTCCAAAATTAAACGTTACGCCCTGACAGGTTTCTTCATCACTTCCGGCAAATACCAATGGTGCCGGTGTAATGGTAAGCACCATCTGATCATTCAATGTGGCACAGCTGCCATTTCCGGTTGCTGTCAACGTAAAGATTACGCCACCCGTTTCGCCCACACCTGGTGTGTAGGTTGGTGTAAGTGTGTTGGCATTGGCCAATGATCCGGTACCAGAGGTAGTCCAGGTAATGGTATTGAAGTTACTTGCCGATGCCGGTGTTGCCTGTGTGGCGAAATTAAATGCAAGACCTTGACAGATTTCTGCATCGCTACCTGCCGAAACAATAACTGCTGGTGTAATGGTCAGGGTCATCTGGTCATTTACATCTGCGCAACTGCCACCACCATCTGCCGTAAGGGTAAAGGTAACAACACCTGTTTCCCCAGGTTGAGGAATATATGTCGGTGTTAAAGTAGTCGCATTAAACAAGGAACCTGAACCGGTTGTTGTCCATAATAACGAAGCAAAATTGCTGGCTGATGCAGGAGTAGATTGAGAGGCAAAACTAAAATTCGATCCCTGACAAATTTCTGCGTCACTGCCCGCATTCACTATGGGAGCCGGAGTAATTTGCAATACCATGGCATCTTGCACAGCAGCACAAGAGCCATTTCCAGTTGCCGTTAAGGTGAACGTTACACTTCCTGTCTCTCCTATTCCAGGAGTATATGATGGGGTTAACGTGTTGGCACCGGTCAGTGAACCCGTTCCTGTGGTTGTCCACAGCAAGGAAGCAAAATTGGTGGCGGTCGCCAGTGGTGCCTGCGTGCTGAAATCAAAGCTTGATCCCTCGCATATCTCCGCATCACCTCCCGCATTAACGGTTGGCGCTGGCGTAATCACCAAATCCATTTGATCCGATGCATTCGCGCAACTTCCCGTGCTGGTAACAAGTAAGGTAAAAGTAACGGTGCCTGTCTCTCCTGCTCCAGGCAAATATGTGGGGGCAATCGTATTTGGATTAAATAACGTTCCTGTTCCGGTATGCGACCAGGTTAATGTAGCATAATTGGAAGCAGAAGCCGGTGTCGCTTGAGTCGAGAAATTGAAAATTGCACCAGCGCATGTCTCACTGTTACTACCTGCATCAACTGTGGGCAGCGGAGTTATGTTCAGAATCATCTGATCGGCAACATCTGCGCAAGTACCAATACCTTCAGCTGTTAGTGTAAACGTTACTGGTCCGGTTTCACCTACGCCAGGTGTATAATTAGGTGTCAACGTTGTTGCATTCGTCAACACACCGGTTCCGGTAGTCGTCCATTGTAAGGAAGCAAAGTTTGAAGCGGTTGCAGGTGTTGACTGAGCAGTAAAATTAAAGACTGATCCTTCGCAAATTTCCTGATCACTTCCGGCATTCACTATCGGATTAGGAGACACCGTTACAAGAAGTGGTGCAGCCAACGTATTACACCCTGTGGCTGTGATGGTTTCAACTACCGATACTGAACCTGTACCGGCCGATGTCCAGGTAACAGAAATTTCGTTCGTACCAGCACCGCTATCTATCGTACCGCCAACAACCGTCCAGGCGTAGGTGTTCCCTCCAACATTTGGTGTTGAATACAACACACCCGTTTCTGTCCGACAAACATTATTGTTTCCTGCTATTACAGGAGTTGGATTCGGATTTATGGTAACGTTATAAACCGGAGTAACAGTTGTACATCCACCCACTGTTTCGGTAAGTGTGAGGGTTCCTGGTCCTGCTGCACCCCAATCGACCGTTACGGTATTATTGGTTGATGATCCATCAATCGTACCACCAGTAACATTCCAACTATAGATATTCCCTGCTGTAAATGGAGATGTGTAGACAACGTTTTGCTCATTCGCACAAACGGCATTATCACCGCTGATTACAGGGGCTGGTGTTGGATTAATCGTTACCGTGTAAACCGGGGTTGTTGTAATGCAACTACTTGATGGAACAACTTCAGTAACTTCAATAGTACCTGCACCAGCAGGCCCCCAATTAACCGTTATTGAATTGGTGCCTGCTCCGGCTACAATAGAACCTCCTGAGACTGACCATGTATATGTATTACCCGGTGAATTCGGTGTGGAATAAATCACTCCGGCATCATTGGCACATACCACGTTGAGACCACTGATAACTGGCGTAGGTAACGTGTTGATATTTACATTAAAGATTGGGGTAGTAATAAAGCAACCAGAGGCTGTTATCGTTTCCGTTAATTGAATCGTTCCGGTACCTGCTGCACCCCAATCCACAACAATGCTGTTTCCGTTTGATGAACCGTCAATCGTTCCTCCTGTTACCGCCCATGCATACGTATGTCCTGCAACAAGTGGAGTAGTGTAAACTTTGTTTTGTGCATTTTCGCAAACCGTATTATCACCAGTAATGGAAGGTGTTGGTATGGCTTCAATGGTTACGTTGTAAGGCGGAGTAGTGACTGTACAACTGCTGCTTACAATGAATTGTGTTACCGTAACTGATCCTGCGCCTGCAGCACCCCAATCCACGGTTATGGAGTTTGTACCTGCTCCTGCCACGATAGTTCCCCCCGATACAGACCAGGAATACAGATCACCTGGAACATTTGGTGTTGAATAAACAACGCCTGTTGTGTTCGCACAGACAGTGGCTAATCCACTGATAACAGGTGACGGAGAATTGTTGATAAGAATATTAAAATCCGGAGTAAGTGCGCTGCAACCCGTAGCGATTATGGTTTCCAAAACGGCTACTGTACCCGGGCCTGCTGCACCCCAATCCACAACGATGCTATTTCCATTTGATGGTCCGTCAATAGTTCCTCCCGATACCGTCCACGCATAAGTTCTTCCTGCGTTGAATGGTACAGAGTAGGTTATATTCTGCTCACCGGCACACACGCTGTTGTTACCGCTGATGACAGGGGTAGGGTTCGCGTTAATCGTTACGTTGTAATTCGCTGTCGTGGTCGCACAGCCCGTAGCGGTGATCGTCTCGGTTACCCGAACGGTGCCGGCTCCTGCCGAGCCCCACGTTACCGTGATGCTGTTGCTGCCCTGGCCTGCAGTGATGGTTCCCCCATTCACCGTCCAGTTGAAGTTGTTGCCGGTGGCGCCTGTGGTGTACACCGCACCCGACTCATTGGCACAGGCTGTAGCCGGACCTGCAATCACCGGTGCCGGGTTGGCATTGATCGTTACGTTGTAGAACGGTGTAGTTACCGAACACGTAGTGGCATCAATAATTTCCTGTAGTTGAACGGTGCCCGCTCCCGCTGCTCCCCACGTTACGGTGATGCTGTTGGTGCCTGCCCCTGCAGTAATCGCTCCGCCTGTTACCGACCAGTTATACGTTCTGCCTGCTGCGGCTGGCGTGCTATACACCACTCCGGTCTGATTTTCACACACACTGTTGTTGCCGCTGATAACAGGCGTAGGATTCGCGTTGATCGTGACGTTGTAATTCGCTGTGGTGGTTGCACAGCCCGTGGCCGCGATCGTCTCGGTTACCCGAACGGTGCCGGCTCCTGCCGAACCCCACGTTACCGTGATGCTGTTGCTGCCCTGGCCTGCGGTAATGGTTCCACCATTCACGGTCCAGTTGAAGTTGTTGCCGGTGGCACCCGTGGTGTACACCGCACCCGACTCATTGGCACAAGCCGTAGCCGGGCCAGCGATGGATGGTGCCGGGTTGGCATTGATCGTAACGTTGTAGAATGGTGTAGTTACCGAACACGAGGTCGCATCAATAATTTCCTGTAGTTGAACGGTGCCCGCTCCCGCTGCTCCCCACGTTACGGTGATGCTGTTGGTGCCTGCCCCTGCAGTAATCGCTCCGCCTGTTACCGACCAGTTATACGTTCTGCCTGCTGCGGCTGGCGTGCTATACACCACTCCGGTCTGATTTTCACACACACTGTTGTTGCCGCTGATAACAGGCGTAGGATTCGCGTTGATCGTGACGTTGTAGTTCGCAGTCGTGGTCGCACAGCCGGTGGCCGTGATTGTCTCAGTTACCCGAACGGTGCCTGCGCCTGCTGAACCCCACGTTACCGTGATGCTGTTCGTGCCCTGACCGGCAGTGATGGTTCCCCCATTCACGGTCCAGTTGAAGTTGTTGCCCGTGGCTGCTGTGGTATACACCGCACCCGTCTCATTCGCACAGGCCGTGGCCGGTCCTCCGATGGACGGTGCCGGGTTGGCGTTGATCGTTACGTTGTAGAGTGACGTGGTTACTGAACATAAAGTCGCATTGATAATCTCTTCTAATTCTACCGTGCCTGCGCCCGCTGCGCCCCACGTTACGGTGATGCTGTTGGTGCCTGCCCCTGCAGTAATCGCTCCCCCTGTTACCGACCAGTTATACGTTCTGCCTGCTGCGGCTGGCGTGCTATACACTACTCCGGTCTGGTTCGCACACACGCTGTTGTTACCACTGATAACAGGCGTAGGATTCGCGTTGATCGTGACGTTGTAATTCGCTGTGGTGGTTGCACAGCCGGTGGCGGTGATCGTCTCGGTTACCCGAACGGTGCCTGCGCCTGCTGAACCCCACGTTACCGTGATGCTGTTCGTGCCCTGACCGGCAGTGATGGTTCCCCCATTCACCGTCCAGTTGAAGTTGTTGCCCGTGGCTGCTGTGGTATACACCGCACCCGTCTCATTCGCACAGGCCGTGGCCGGACCAACGATGGATGGTGCCGGGTTGGCGTTAATCGTTACGTTGTAGAACGGTGTAGTTACCGAACACGTAGTGGCATCAATAATTTCCTGTAGTTGAACGGTGCCCGCTCCCGCTGCTCCCCACGTTACGGTGATGCTGTTGGTGCCTGCCCCTGCAGTAATCGCTCCGCCTGTTACCGACCAGTTATACGTTCTGCCTGCTGCAGCTGGCGTGCTATACACTACTCCGGTCTGGTTCGCACACACGCTGTTGTTACCGCTGATGACAGGGGTTGGATTCGCGTTGATCGTGACGTTGTAATTCGCTGTGGTGGTTGCACAGCCCGTGGCCGCGATCGTCTCGGTTACCCGAACGGTGCCGGCTCCTGCCGAGCCCCACGTTACCGTGATGCTGTTGCTGCCCTGGCCTGCAGTGATGGTTCCCCCATTCACTGTCCAGTTGAAGTTGTTGCCCGTGGCTGCTGTGGTATACACCGCACCCGTCTCATTCGCACAGGCCGTGGCCGGTCCTCCGATGGACGGTGCCGGGTTGGCGTTGATCGTTACGTTGTAGAGTGGCGTGGTTACTGAACATAAAGTCGCATTGATAATCTCTTCTAATTCTACCGTGCCTGCGCCCGCTGCGCCCCACGTTACCGTGATGCTGTTGGTGCCGGCTCCCGCTGTGATCGCTCCGCCAACTACGGTCCAGTTATACGTTCTGCCTGCTGCGGCTGGTGTGCTGTACACCACTCCGGCCTGGTTCGCACACACGCTGTTGTTACCGCTGATAACAGGCGTAGGATTCGCATTGATCGTTACGTTGTAATTCGCAGTCGTGGTCGCACAACCCGTAGCGGTGATCGTCTCGGTTACCCGAACGGTGCCTGCGCCTGCTGAACCCCACGTTACCGTGATGCTGTTCGTGCCCTGACCGGCAGTGATGGTTCCCCCATTCACTGTCCAGTTGAAGTTGTTGCCGGTGGCACCTGTGGTGTACACCGCACCCGACTCATTGGCACAGGCTGTAGCCGGACCTGCAATCACCGGTGCCGGGTTAGCATTAATCGTAACGTTGTAGAACGGTGTAGTTACCGAACACGTAGTGGCATCAATAATTTCCTGTAGTTGAACGGTGCCCGCTCCCGCTGCGCCCCACGTTACGGTGATGCTGTTGGTGCCGGCACCCGAGGTGATCGCTCCGCCAACCACGGTCCAGTTATACGTTCTGCCTGCTGCGGCTGGTGTACTATACACGACTCCGGTTTGATTTTCACACACGCTGTTGTTGCCGCTGATAACCGGGGTCGGGTTCGCGTTGATCGTTACGTTGTAGTTCGCTGTCGTGGTTGCACAGCCCGTAGCGGTGATCGTCTCGGTTACCCGAACGGTGCCGGCTCCTGCCGAGCCCCACGTTACCGTGATGCTGTTGCTGCCCTGGCCTGCAGTGATGGTTCCGCCATTCACCGTCCAGTTGAAGTTGTTGCCGGTGGCACCTGTGGTGTACACCGCTCCCGACTCATTGGCACAGGCCGTGGCCGGGCCAACGATGGATGGTGCCGGGTTGGCGTTAATCGTTACGTTGTAGAACGGTGTAGTTACCGAACACGTTGTCGCATCAATAATTTCCTGTAGTTGAACCGTACCCGCACCTGCTGCGCCCCACGTTACCGTGATGCTGTTGGTGCCGGCACCCGAGGTGATCGCTCCGCCAACCACGGTCCAGTTATACGTTCTGCCTGCTGCGGCTGGTGTACTATACACGACTCCGGTTTGATTTTCACACACGCTGTTGTTGCCGCTGATAACCGGGGTCGGGTTCGCGTTGATCGTTACGTTGTAGTTCGCTGTCGTGGTTGCACAGCCCGTAGCGGTGATCGTCTCGGTTACCCGAACGGTGCCGGCTCCTGCCGAGCCCCACGTTACCGTGATGCTGTTGCTGCCCTGGCCTGCAGTGATGGTTCCGCCATTCACCGTCCAGTTGAAGTTGTTGCCGGTGGCACCTGTGGTGTACACCGCTCCCGACTCATTGGCACAGGCCGTGGCCGGGCCAACGATGGATGGTGCCGGGTTGGCGTTAATCGTTACGTTGTAGAACGGTGTAGTTACCGAACACGTTGTCGCATCAATAATTTCCTGTAGTTGAACCGTACCCGCACCTGCTGCGCCCCACGTTACCGTGATGCTGTTGGTGCCGGCACCCGAGGTGATCGCTCCGCCAACCACGGTCCAGTTATACGTTCTGCCTGCTGCGGCTGGTGTACTATACACGACTCCGGTTTGATTTTCACACACGCTGTTGTTACCACTGATAACAGGGGTAGGATTCGCGTTGATCGTTACGTTGTAATTCGCTGTGGTGGTCGCACAGCCGGTGGCCGTGATCGTCTCGGTTACCCGAACGGTACCGGCTCCTGCTGAACCCCACGTTACCGTGATGCTGTTGCTACCCTGGCCTGCGGTGATGGTTCCCCCATTCACTGTCCAGTTGAAGTTGTTGCCGGTGGCACCTGTGGTGTACACCGCACCCGACTCATTGGCACAGGCTGTAGCCGGACCTGCAATCACCGGTGCCGGGTTAGCATTAATCGTAACGTTGTAGAACGGTGTAGTTACCGAACACGTAGTGGCATCAATAATTTCCTGTAGTTGAACGGTGCCCGCTCCCGCTGCGCCCCACGTTACGGTGATGCTGTTGGTGCCGGCACCCGAGGTGATCGCTCCGCCAACCACGGTCCAGTTATACGTTCTGCCTGCTGCGGCTGGTGTACTATACACGACTCCGGTTTGATTTTCACACACGCTGTTGTTGCCGCTGATAACCGGGGTCGGGTTCGCGTTGATCGTTACGTTGTAGTTCGCTGTCGTGGTTGCACAGCCCGTAGCGGTGATCGTCTCGGTTACCCGAACGGTGCCGGCTCCTGCCGAGCCCCACGTTACCGTGATGCTGTTGCTGCCCTGGCCTGCAGTGATGGTTCCGCCATTCACCGTCCAGTTGAAGTTGTTGCCGGTGGCACCTGTGGTGTACACCGCTCCCGACTCATTGGCACAGGCCGTGGCCGGGCCAACGATGGATGGTGCCGGGTTGGCGTTAATCGTTACGTTGTAGAACGGTGTAGTTACCGAACACGTTGTCGCATCAATAATTTCCTGTAGTTGAACCGTACCCGCACCTGCTGCGCCCCACGTTACCGTGATGCTGTTGGTGCCGGCACCCGAGGTGATCGCTCCGCCAACCACGGTCCAGTTATACGTTCTGCCTGCTGCGGCTGGTGTACTATACACGACTCCGGTTTGATTTTCACACACGCTGTTGTTGCCGCTGATGACAGGCGTAGGGTTCGCGTTGATCGTTACGTTGTAGTTCGCTGTCGTGGTTGCACAGCCCGTAGCGGTGATCGTCTCGGTTACCCGAACGGTACCGGCTCCTGCTGAACCCCACGTTACCGTGATGCTGTTCGTGCCCTGGCCTGCGGTAATGGTTCCACCATTCACTGTCCAGTTGAAGTTGTTGCCGGTGGCACCCGTGGTATACACCGCTCCCGACTCATTGGCACAGGCCGTGGCCGGGCCAACAATTACCGGGGCCGGGTTGGCGTTGATCGTAACGTTGTATAAGGCCGTGGTGGTTGAGCAAAAAGTAATGCTGTTGGTTTCCTGTAACTGTACGGTACCCGCGCCTGCGGCTCCCCATGTAACGGTGATGCTGTTGATGCCAGCTCCCGATGTGATCACTCCCCCGTTCACTGTCCAGGTGTACGTCCGGTCTGCTGCAGCTGGTGTACTATAAACTACTCCGGTCTGGTTCGCACACACGCTGTTGTTACCACTGATGACAGGCGTAGGGTTCGCGTTGATCGTAACACTGTAATCAGCTGTCGTGGTCGCACAGCCGGTGGCCGTGATGGTTTCAGTTACCTGAACGGTACCCGCGCCTGCCGAGCCCCACGTTACCGTGATGCTGTTGCTGCCCTGGCCTGCGGTGATGGTTCCCCCATTCACTGTCCAGTTGAAGTTGTTGCCGGTGGCACCCGTGGTATACACCGCTCCCGACTCATTGGCACAGGCCGTGGCCGGGCCAACAATTACCGGGGCCGGGTTGGCGTTGATCGTAACGTTGTATAAGGCCGTGGTGGTTGAGCAAAAAGTAATGCTGTTGGTTTCCTGTAACTGTACGGTACCCGCGCCTGCGGCTCCCCATGTCACCGTGATGCTGTTGGTGCCTGCACCTGCGGTGATCGCTCCGCCTGTTACCGTCCAGTTATACGTCCGGTTTGCTGCGGCTGGTGTACTATACACTACTCCGGTCTGGTTCGCACACACGCTGTTGTTACCACTGATGACAGGCGTAGGGTTCGCGTTGATCGTAACACTGTAATCAGCTGTCGTGGTCGCACAGCCGGTGGCCGTGATGGTTTCAGTTACCCGAACGGTACCCGCGCCTGCCGAACCCCACGTTACCGTGATGCTGTTGCTGCCCTGGCCTGCGGTGATGGTTCCTCCATTCACGGTCCAGTTGAAGTTGTTGCCGGTGGCACCCGTGGTATACACCGCTCCCGACTCATTGGCACAGGCCGTGGCCGGGCCAACAATTACCGGGGCCGGGTTGGCGTTGATCGTAACGTTGTATAAGGCCGTGGTGGTTGAGCAAAAAGTAATGCTGTTGGTTTCCTGTAACTGTACGGTACCCGCGCCTGCGGCTCCCCATGTCACCGTGATGCTGTTGGTGCCTGCACCTGCGGTGATCGCTCCGCCTGTTACCGTCCAGTTATACGTCCGGTTTGCTGCGGCTGGTGTACTATACACTACTCCGGTCTGGTTCGCACACACGCTGTTGTTACCGCTGATGACAGGCGTAGGGTTCGCGTTAATTGTTACGTTGTAGTTCGCGGTCGTGGTTGCACAGCCGGTGGTTGTATTGGTTTCAGTAACACGCAGAAAACCAGTTCCGGATGCACCCCAATCTACGGTTACAGAACTACCTGTTGAGGATCCATCAATAGTTCCTCCTGATACGATCCATGAATAGCTATTACCACTATCTACAGCAAGCGCGTAAACTACATTTTGCTCATTGGCGCAAACTGAATTGTCTCCTGTAATTACCGGTGTTGGTGGCAATGCACTGGTAACTGATCCCATAGTAGTTCCATTCACTAAACCAGCTATGGTGCTGGTTCCCCCAGTTCTGGTTATGTTAAGGGTTTGTGCCGGACCACTGACAGCCCGAACCTGTAGACCTGATATAACAATTGCATCGAATTTATCGGTACCTGTATTATTGAATGCACTGAAATTTAGAGTAACGGAGTTTGCCAGTACTGAAATAGAATTAATTACTACATCATCTGATCCAGGGGATGCTAAAGCGGAACCTACCCCAGGTACAAATTGGAAATCTGCAGGAATACCCAATACCAGCGTTATATTAAGCCAATCACCAAAAGGACCACCGATCGCATCATCGTCTAGGTTATCTCCAGTATCAGTTTCTGAGATAACTATTGGTGTTAATCCTACCGGACTGCCGCCTACGCATATGGGTACTCCTCCAGTTGTGGTGGCTGGGGTTATGGTAACATTAGCCTGAGAATAGGCTGAAAACGCTCCAAAAAAAGCAAGAAGAAGAAAAACAATGCGGTAGAGTGCAGGCATAGGAGCAGTTAAACCAACTATAAACTATTAATAACGCATTATCTAAATTGTAACCCTAAAAACAAAATTTTAAATCTTTAAAAAGTCCCATTCGCTCGTACCTTAATCAACGCAATTTTATCCTGCTGCCCAGCGAGTTCCATGGTACCTAAAATCAGGATATCGCCATTGGGTAGCTCGGCAACAGCAGCACCACGGTCGTCATTGTTAGGAGCACCAAAAGAAACACTTAAGACTTCGTCTAATTCAATATTTATTTTCAATAAGACGATGTTTCGTTGTTCAGAAGATTCAATTGAGTTAAGTAATACAAGTTGATCAAATGAACTGGTTGATGAGATAGCCACTGCACGAGCATTTGAGCCAAAAATAACCCTCGATCGATCTACATTTGCTACACTTCCTATTGCCCGAACTGCAAATGCCCTGCTTGAAGATGGATTATCTGTCAAATCAGTTTGATCACCTATAGCAAAAAACAATCCTGTTGAAGTTCTGGACACAGATCGCATAACCTGTCTTTCTGAGGTCGTTCCTGCATAATCGGTTGTCAAAGTTGATGTTGGGGGTGGGCTTAGTGACCGGAAAAAAAAGTTTGGACCATCTTCAACAGCTGTTGGCGTTCCTGATATTGATTCATTTGAATATCCAACTGTGTAGATGTAATTATTTGCTTCAAAAACCTTAATGTTAGCTCCTTCAGATGATCTACCAACCCGATCGAACTCTGTTACAGCGGTCAAAGAGGAATTAACCCTGACTGAGAGCAAGTCATCACGATCAATCACGCCTGGTAATTCAGCATTTAACGTATCAGCATTGGAGACCTTACCAGCTACTAAATATTCACCACTCTGCAGCGGAGTAACAGAATTACCTTCCTGACTTTCAAAAATATTGATTGCAAAACTCTTCAAACTATCACCATTTGTTGAAACTACTGTTAATCGCATGGCAAGACTATCAGCCCCTGGTTTTGCCCAGTTTGAAAGTATTACAAAATTACTCGCATCAACACCTGAAATTATTGGTTCAATATCCTGAGCCCTTTCATTTGTAGTCGATCCAAAAGTTTTACTCCATAGCTGGTTTCCTTCAAGATCGGTCTTTAGCACGTACATCCGTTGCGATTGTCCAACAGTTTCTGTTCCAACGATTATTACGCCCCCATCATTCGTTACCACAAAATCCTTCGCTTCATGATTCCCATCTTCACCGTAATACCGGATGAAGTAGTTTTTAAAAGTCGGTTCAACGTTATTCTTCGTATCGCAGGTAATTAATATCAGCGACAACAGAAGCATGCTAATTGGTATGACAAACTTCCCCTGCTTCATTTGGCACCTCGGTTAATCAGTTTCAACACAGAACGGGTCCTGGCCTTCTTCAATTTTCTGGGCTTATACAATGGTCGCACATAGCCAATCGAAAGTGCAAGGTTATCTATCCGAAATAAATCATCTACATGACCAAATTCAATAGCAGGGGTTTGTTGCCCATAGGTTGAAGTAGGCACGACAATATTGCTTAATCCAAAACTGTATCGCACATCAGCAAAGACATAATCCAATCCGCGCTTGTAGCGCACTCCTCCCCCAACAAAAAATGAATAGTTCACTTTGTTTCTGAAATCAGTCATGGTAAGTGCGGGGCTTTCCCGCGTATTCGATTGAGGGGTTCCTTCGTTAATTATATCGGTTTTAATGGAGGTTACCCGTCCGCGTTCAGAAACTAACCATTGCAATGCAAATCCACCATATCCATATGGTCGTAAGTTTCCCTTTGTATCGCTAAAGCGGACAGAGATGGGAGTCATGAACCAAAACTGGTTGCCCACGTACAGGAACTCGTCCCCACTAGCCCTTATTTGATTCTTCCTATAGGATGCAGTCAAGGCATTGAACTCAGCTGTTAACGCCAGCTCACGGGTGATGTTCCAATCAACTCCACCGCCAACCTGTACGCCCAATCGGAGTTTGTAATCATTTGAAATTTCACTCCCCCATGGATTAATGGTATGAATAACCCGAACAGGCGATGTATTACCTCCTAATTTCAGAAACAACGAAAAAATAGGATCAGCAGTAAATTTTTTACTCAAGTAAACTAAATCAATAGGGTGTAAAGCGGTGTCAGCTTCAAACTCGGGGTTCGCCCTCAGGATTTCCAGGTAACTATTTTCTGCAGAGATGGGATCGTCCAGTATCAAGTACGTTTGCGCCAAAAGCAAGTACGCCCGTTGCCGCTGCTCCCGACCAAATCCACGATCGATACACGGCTTTAGCAGTGCAGGTATTCCGTAAAACCTACCGGCATTAAATTCTTCTGTAGCCAAACTTAGCGTTTGCTCGCAGTCCATTCGGTTGTTCTGCGCAAACGCGGAAGTAAAAACGGCCAGTAAAAGAATGAAGCCAACTATAATCTTGTACTGCATGCCCTGCCTTAGTAATCTTTTATTAAAAGGTTAACACAAGTATTTTCAAATTCAATATCGCTACCCACATACTTTATCCATTCTTCCTGCGTCATGTTGCGTTTCAACAACGGACAAATCTGATTGGCCAACAACTCCGGATCGGTCGGCCACACCCTGATTTCCGATTCATGTCCTGCTGCGATCAGGTATTTAGAATCATGAGAGAAGGCGATGTCCCAAATAAAGCCATTGTTATTATCCATCTTGATAGGCAGGTCTTCCAGGAAATCAATCACCCACATTTGCAACAACCTGTCGGAGCCGGCACTGGCCAACAACTTACCATCCGGACTAAATTCAACGGAGTAAACACCTGCTTTGTGTCCGGTGAACTGGCGTTCCTCTTTCCGTTCATTCACATTATACAACTTCACCAAGCCACGCTTATCGTTCTTTTCAAATGTTCCGTAGGCAATCATCTTTCCATTCGGGCTGAATTTAACGGAAAGTATTTGTGCAGCGTCCGTGTTTACCAATACCTCCTGTGCACCGGTTTCCAGATTGATCAGAACAAGTTGTCCGGTCCAGGCTGCACCCGCTAACGATTTTCCATTCGGGCTGATGGCAATAGCCTTCAATTCAACGTTAGGTGTTGCAATTGTTTTTACTTCACCGCTCAGGTGATTAACCAATGAAATGGTACGATCGGTTTTACTGACGATCAACCCGGAACCATCGGGCATAAATTCAAGTGCATTGGTTCCACCGTTGAGTCCGCGTACAGCAACCGGTCGAGAACCG contains these protein-coding regions:
- a CDS encoding outer membrane beta-barrel protein — encoded protein: MQYKIIVGFILLLAVFTSAFAQNNRMDCEQTLSLATEEFNAGRFYGIPALLKPCIDRGFGREQRQRAYLLLAQTYLILDDPISAENSYLEILRANPEFEADTALHPIDLVYLSKKFTADPIFSLFLKLGGNTSPVRVIHTINPWGSEISNDYKLRLGVQVGGGVDWNITRELALTAEFNALTASYRKNQIRASGDEFLYVGNQFWFMTPISVRFSDTKGNLRPYGYGGFALQWLVSERGRVTSIKTDIINEGTPQSNTRESPALTMTDFRNKVNYSFFVGGGVRYKRGLDYVFADVRYSFGLSNIVVPTSTYGQQTPAIEFGHVDDLFRIDNLALSIGYVRPLYKPRKLKKARTRSVLKLINRGAK